The proteins below are encoded in one region of Aulosira sp. FACHB-615:
- a CDS encoding N-acetylmuramoyl-L-alanine amidase, which yields MKFGIDIGHNSPPDTGARGIRIEDNLTLEVGNKVIEKLKALGHEVIPCRPDRPTSSVKDSLSQRVNKANANRVELFVSIHFNAFNGQANGTEVFAGSETSRRIAKSVLDEIIKLGFFNRGVKSGSHLFVIRNTNMPAILVECCFIDSQKDINLFNSETMANAIVKGLTGQVPTTPVPPVPDEEQNVDTTTLRLQKALNRLKITDKNGKPLVEDNVLGEITSSAVENFQKIVGIAASGVANTSTWNAINLILAKRIIRPNHAGGTVVRYLQYRVGVEADGIYGPQTEAAIKKYQQQNGLTADGIVGPNTWQKLIG from the coding sequence ATGAAATTTGGAATTGATATCGGCCATAACTCTCCACCAGATACAGGTGCTAGAGGCATCAGAATAGAAGATAATTTAACACTGGAAGTAGGCAATAAAGTTATAGAAAAACTCAAAGCATTAGGTCATGAAGTGATACCATGCAGACCAGACCGTCCGACATCTTCGGTGAAAGACTCACTTTCACAAAGAGTCAATAAAGCTAATGCTAATCGAGTTGAACTTTTTGTATCCATACATTTTAATGCCTTTAACGGTCAAGCCAACGGTACAGAAGTTTTTGCAGGTAGTGAAACAAGTAGAAGAATAGCAAAATCTGTATTAGATGAAATTATCAAACTAGGTTTTTTTAATCGTGGTGTTAAAAGTGGTTCTCACTTATTTGTCATCCGCAATACAAATATGCCGGCGATTTTAGTTGAATGTTGCTTTATTGATTCGCAAAAAGATATTAATCTGTTTAATTCAGAAACAATGGCTAACGCTATTGTCAAAGGTTTAACAGGTCAAGTTCCAACTACTCCAGTTCCGCCAGTACCAGATGAAGAACAGAATGTTGATACAACAACCCTAAGATTGCAAAAAGCCTTAAACCGATTAAAAATTACCGATAAAAATGGTAAGCCCTTGGTAGAAGATAATGTACTGGGCGAAATCACGAGTTCTGCTGTAGAAAACTTTCAAAAAATTGTCGGAATAGCCGCATCAGGTGTTGCTAACACATCTACATGGAATGCAATTAATTTGATTTTGGCTAAACGCATTATCCGCCCCAACCATGCTGGTGGAACAGTTGTGAGATACTTACAATATCGTGTAGGTGTAGAAGCTGATGGGATTTACGGGCCACAAACAGAAGCAGCAATTAAAAAATATCAGCAGCAAAATGGTTTAACTGCTGATGGAATTGTTGGGCCAAATACTTGGCAAAAATTAATTGGCTAA
- a CDS encoding cytochrome b has product MNLTSAVKKGRINSAFKQLMSVHWIMSACYLVLFITGSGMARLSRGTLFRSELYDFHKSIGALVVALLTWRILVLLQVWWRKYTKNLPRFTPEWTRKFILHTLLYLLMFAVPVSGFFFSNSYKSNNVNFFLLTLPDFFPQNSSLVDLGRSVHFWIAYTFLALILLHILQQWKVVKANWRRFKGFLMTRKLNKIPN; this is encoded by the coding sequence ATGAATTTAACATCAGCAGTTAAGAAAGGTAGGATTAATTCTGCGTTTAAGCAACTCATGTCTGTACATTGGATCATGTCTGCCTGTTATTTAGTTTTATTTATAACTGGTTCAGGTATGGCGCGTTTATCCCGTGGAACTTTATTCAGATCAGAACTATATGATTTTCATAAATCAATCGGAGCTTTGGTAGTAGCTTTGCTAACTTGGCGGATTTTAGTGTTGTTGCAGGTATGGTGGCGAAAATACACTAAAAATTTGCCAAGATTTACGCCTGAATGGACACGTAAATTTATACTCCATACTCTGCTTTATCTCTTGATGTTTGCAGTTCCAGTTAGTGGGTTCTTTTTTTCCAACTCTTATAAAAGTAACAATGTCAATTTTTTTTTGTTGACTTTACCAGATTTTTTCCCACAAAACTCTAGTTTAGTAGACTTAGGTCGAAGCGTTCATTTTTGGATAGCCTATACATTTTTAGCTTTGATTCTTCTGCACATACTACAACAATGGAAAGTTGTCAAAGCAAACTGGCGGAGGTTTAAAGGCTTTTTGATGACGAGAAAACTGAATAAAATTCCTAATTAG
- a CDS encoding carbon dioxide-concentrating mechanism protein CcmK, translated as MTLALGMIEVYGVPAAVEAADAMCKAACITFVGYENTDLGRITVLIRGEVGEVNVAVVSGLAAISRVNGGEVLSFHIIPRPHDNLEYVLPIHLSANIENFNADIRFPPPLSA; from the coding sequence ATGACACTTGCGCTAGGGATGATTGAAGTTTATGGAGTTCCCGCCGCCGTAGAAGCGGCAGATGCTATGTGTAAAGCTGCTTGTATTACTTTTGTTGGTTACGAAAATACTGATTTAGGCAGAATAACCGTACTGATTCGGGGAGAAGTTGGGGAAGTTAACGTTGCAGTCGTCTCAGGACTAGCCGCAATATCTCGCGTCAATGGTGGTGAGGTGCTTTCTTTTCATATTATTCCTCGTCCTCACGACAATCTCGAATACGTTTTACCTATTCATCTTTCAGCAAATATAGAAAATTTCAATGCAGATATTCGGTTTCCTCCACCCTTGTCAGCGTAA
- a CDS encoding ABC transporter ATP-binding protein, with amino-acid sequence MLTIRNLNKSYSQRKVIQSLNLHIAAGEIYGLLGANGAGKTTTINIICNLLKADSGDITINHQPISEATKKIIGVAPQENLLYKTLTCEENLKFFADIYGLDKRTCQEQIQTTLTAVRLWDRAKNPVETLSGGMQRRLNIAVALVHQPKFLILDEPTTGLDIESRYEIWELIRQLSNQGITILLTTHLLDEAERLCHKIGILKDGQILAEGSLTELRKLIPAAEVLVLQTAEKEQAIARAQEYNFTPKYYGNELAFWLPETLELKEILDRFAGINIEAIARQPVRLEHIYLEVTQNHCS; translated from the coding sequence ATGCTAACTATTAGAAACCTAAATAAATCTTATTCTCAAAGAAAAGTTATTCAAAGTTTAAACCTGCACATAGCAGCAGGAGAAATTTATGGCTTACTTGGTGCGAATGGCGCTGGTAAGACAACCACGATTAATATTATTTGTAATTTACTCAAGGCTGATAGTGGTGATATTACAATTAATCATCAGCCAATTTCAGAGGCGACAAAAAAAATTATTGGTGTTGCACCACAAGAAAATTTACTGTATAAAACTTTGACTTGTGAGGAAAATTTAAAGTTTTTTGCTGATATTTATGGATTAGATAAAAGAACTTGCCAGGAACAAATACAAACAACGCTGACGGCGGTAAGGTTATGGGATAGGGCAAAAAATCCTGTAGAAACTCTCAGTGGTGGGATGCAACGACGATTGAATATTGCTGTTGCTTTGGTTCATCAACCAAAGTTTTTAATTTTGGATGAGCCAACTACCGGATTAGATATTGAATCAAGATACGAGATTTGGGAGTTAATTCGACAGTTGAGTAATCAGGGAATTACCATTTTATTGACGACGCATTTATTAGATGAAGCCGAGCGCCTTTGTCATAAAATTGGGATTCTCAAAGATGGGCAAATTTTGGCTGAGGGCAGTTTAACCGAGTTACGTAAATTAATTCCAGCCGCCGAAGTTTTAGTATTACAAACTGCTGAAAAGGAACAAGCGATCGCCCGCGCCCAGGAATATAATTTTACACCTAAATATTACGGTAATGAGTTGGCTTTTTGGCTACCAGAAACACTGGAATTAAAAGAAATTCTTGACCGATTCGCCGGGATAAATATTGAAGCGATCGCGCGTCAGCCTGTACGTTTAGAACATATTTATTTGGAAGTTACCCAAAATCACTGTTCTTGA
- a CDS encoding sodium:proton antiporter, protein MTLDSATGEVLIAEQLKQFLLVLSVSLGVATLPQIFSWLRRIPYTLLLVIVGLGLAFVNVRLVSLSPALILVIFLPPLLFEAAWNLKWSDLKRDLLPICLYAVIGVIISIAGVAFGLNQFAGIELSIALLVGASLSATDPVSVTALFRELGAGKRLKTLMEGESLFNDGMAVVAFGLLVALPLGDTKLDLQSAVLEFFQVVGIGIGVGGLTGFGISYLTQRFDLPLVEQSLTLVSAYSTYLITEHLGGSGVIGVVTTALILGNFGSRIGMNPRTRIIVTEFWEFLAFFVNSIVFLLIGDQVHFLVLGDNLKTIAVTIAAMTLARAVSIYVLSSISNWVAKSEIPLAEQAVLTWGGLRGSVSIALALSVPAILPQREEIIATVFGVVLFTLLVQGLTTQALLEKLQLLGSQPLRQQYMEAIARQVALQRSLEYLETAQKRPGISLEFYHYQKTLLKGEINFLQEKIDKLLDEYPNLQEFTAEELRGELLAIEAETYAEFVRAGKLNKELSPFLQTNHNSDHQEQ, encoded by the coding sequence ATGACATTAGATTCGGCTACAGGCGAAGTTTTAATTGCAGAACAACTCAAGCAATTTCTTTTAGTACTTTCTGTCTCTTTAGGTGTAGCAACACTACCACAAATTTTTAGTTGGTTACGCCGCATTCCTTATACATTGCTACTCGTCATAGTCGGGTTAGGATTAGCATTTGTAAATGTGCGATTAGTCAGCCTTTCTCCAGCATTGATTTTGGTAATTTTCTTGCCACCATTGCTGTTTGAAGCTGCTTGGAATTTAAAATGGTCAGACTTAAAACGAGATTTATTACCTATTTGTTTGTATGCAGTGATTGGGGTAATAATTTCGATTGCTGGAGTCGCATTTGGTTTGAATCAATTTGCAGGAATTGAGTTGAGTATTGCGCTATTGGTGGGAGCTAGTCTATCAGCAACAGATCCAGTTTCAGTAACGGCTTTGTTTCGAGAACTGGGAGCAGGTAAACGCCTAAAAACCCTGATGGAAGGGGAAAGTTTATTTAATGATGGGATGGCGGTTGTAGCTTTTGGTTTATTGGTAGCTCTGCCACTGGGTGATACTAAACTAGATTTACAATCTGCTGTATTAGAATTTTTTCAGGTTGTAGGTATTGGGATTGGCGTTGGCGGATTAACGGGATTTGGTATTTCTTACCTCACACAACGTTTTGATTTACCATTAGTAGAACAGTCGCTCACTTTAGTTTCTGCCTACAGCACTTACTTAATTACAGAACATTTGGGTGGTTCTGGGGTAATTGGTGTAGTCACTACAGCTTTGATTTTAGGTAACTTTGGTTCGCGCATTGGGATGAATCCACGTACACGCATTATTGTCACAGAATTTTGGGAATTTTTGGCTTTTTTTGTGAATTCAATTGTCTTTTTGTTAATTGGTGATCAGGTTCACTTTCTCGTTTTAGGAGATAACCTCAAAACTATTGCAGTCACAATTGCTGCAATGACTTTAGCTAGAGCTGTATCTATTTATGTTTTGAGTAGTATTAGTAATTGGGTAGCTAAATCAGAAATTCCTTTAGCTGAACAAGCTGTGTTGACTTGGGGTGGACTTCGTGGTTCGGTTTCTATTGCCTTGGCTTTGAGTGTACCAGCTATACTGCCGCAAAGAGAAGAAATTATTGCCACAGTATTTGGCGTAGTTTTATTTACTTTATTAGTACAGGGTTTAACTACCCAAGCATTATTAGAAAAATTACAACTTTTAGGTTCGCAACCATTACGCCAACAATATATGGAAGCAATTGCGCGTCAAGTGGCCCTCCAGCGATCGCTAGAATATTTAGAGACAGCACAAAAGCGTCCTGGTATTAGCCTAGAGTTTTATCATTATCAAAAAACGCTACTCAAAGGAGAGATTAATTTCTTACAAGAAAAAATTGATAAATTGTTGGATGAATATCCAAATTTACAAGAGTTTACTGCTGAAGAACTGCGAGGAGAACTGTTAGCTATTGAAGCAGAAACCTACGCTGAGTTTGTGCGTGCAGGGAAGTTGAATAAAGAACTGTCACCTTTTTTGCAAACAAATCATAACAGTGATCATCAAGAACAGTGA
- a CDS encoding mechanosensitive ion channel family protein — protein sequence MNADISALWNKIQGMINGFIVLLPNLVLALIVFTIFFFVARAIKRLVKRLTRDRHQARNLGLVLGRLAQGTTLLLGLFIALSIVIPTFRAGDLVQLLGISGVAIGFAFRDILQNFLAGILILLTEPFRIDDQIVFKDFEGTVENIETRATTLKTYDGRRIVIPNSELFTNSVTVNTAFESRRLQYDVGIGYGDDIDQAKELMLQALHSVAEVLQDPAPDVLVMELAESTVNIRVRWWVKPPRRADDLASRDKVLSAIKKTLVANGIDLPFPTQQILFHDQTEETDGNRSRQREGWPAGRGEVPKPRRISDSLQMLTQMQPQRNDHNNGKV from the coding sequence ATGAATGCAGATATATCTGCCCTCTGGAACAAAATCCAGGGAATGATTAACGGATTTATTGTTTTGCTGCCGAATCTCGTGCTGGCATTGATTGTATTTACAATCTTCTTTTTTGTGGCTAGAGCCATTAAGAGACTAGTTAAACGCTTAACCCGCGATCGCCACCAAGCTCGAAATTTAGGACTAGTACTAGGACGGTTAGCCCAGGGTACAACACTGCTACTAGGGCTATTTATTGCTTTGTCAATTGTCATTCCGACATTCCGCGCCGGAGATTTAGTGCAACTGCTAGGGATTAGTGGTGTGGCAATTGGCTTTGCGTTTCGAGATATTCTGCAAAATTTTTTGGCAGGTATTCTGATTTTATTGACAGAGCCATTCCGCATTGATGACCAAATAGTTTTTAAAGATTTTGAAGGAACTGTAGAAAATATTGAAACACGAGCCACAACACTTAAAACTTATGATGGTCGCCGCATTGTAATTCCCAATTCAGAATTATTCACTAACTCAGTCACGGTGAACACTGCCTTTGAAAGTCGGCGGCTCCAGTATGATGTCGGTATTGGCTACGGTGATGATATTGACCAAGCCAAGGAGTTAATGCTTCAAGCCCTACATAGTGTGGCAGAAGTACTGCAAGACCCTGCACCCGATGTCCTTGTCATGGAACTTGCTGAAAGTACTGTCAATATCCGCGTTCGTTGGTGGGTAAAACCGCCGCGACGTGCAGATGACCTCGCCTCACGGGACAAGGTACTGTCAGCAATTAAGAAAACTTTAGTCGCAAACGGCATTGATTTACCCTTTCCCACACAACAAATTTTGTTTCACGACCAAACAGAAGAAACCGATGGGAACCGCTCTCGTCAGCGAGAAGGCTGGCCGGCTGGCAGAGGCGAAGTACCAAAACCGCGCCGCATCAGCGATTCACTTCAAATGCTTACTCAAATGCAGCCCCAGAGAAATGATCATAATAACGGCAAAGTTTAG
- a CDS encoding TIGR00341 family protein, which produces MINHLHNRFRDFKKRKVEPGQLQQLVEEFFAESTPNTTYLILIIGSCAIATFGLLSNSTAVIIGAMIIAPLMLPIRGLAFGALVGNVNLFRQGTIAVLCGTLLALLISYSIGLLVNLPNFGSEVLSRSKPTLLDLGIAVAAGGISGYAKVNSKISASVAGTAIAVALMPPICVIGLGLAKSDWALSLGATLLYLTNLLGISLACMLTFFVTGYSPFHHARKVLLWALALTGILLIPLTVSFSELFRQAQLETSLKKALLNRTVTFQRLELLTTDTNWLANPPEVRLSVRAKEPVTSKQVHLLEEFIKKEMGQVFRLVFEVSQVTEVRGETPNLYNKMPKFKEESRSQNSGVRIN; this is translated from the coding sequence TTGATTAATCATCTGCACAACCGCTTTCGAGATTTCAAGAAAAGAAAAGTTGAACCAGGACAACTACAACAGCTTGTAGAAGAATTTTTTGCAGAATCTACCCCCAACACCACATATTTGATTTTAATTATTGGTTCTTGTGCGATCGCTACATTTGGTTTACTCTCTAACAGCACGGCTGTAATTATTGGAGCAATGATTATTGCCCCTTTAATGTTGCCAATTCGCGGTTTAGCTTTTGGCGCATTAGTGGGCAATGTCAACTTATTTCGTCAAGGTACAATAGCCGTTTTATGTGGCACATTATTAGCTCTTTTAATTTCCTACAGTATAGGTTTGCTAGTTAATTTACCTAATTTTGGCAGTGAAGTCCTATCTCGCTCTAAACCTACCTTACTAGATTTAGGAATTGCTGTGGCAGCAGGTGGTATTAGTGGTTACGCTAAGGTAAATTCAAAAATCTCGGCGAGTGTGGCAGGTACAGCAATAGCTGTGGCTCTGATGCCTCCAATTTGTGTTATCGGTTTAGGTCTAGCAAAATCTGACTGGGCGTTAAGTTTAGGCGCAACTTTACTTTACCTCACCAATCTTTTAGGCATTAGTCTTGCCTGTATGCTGACATTCTTCGTCACTGGCTATTCGCCTTTTCATCACGCCCGAAAAGTACTGTTATGGGCATTAGCTTTAACAGGGATTTTACTAATACCTTTAACCGTGAGCTTTAGCGAATTATTTAGACAAGCACAACTCGAAACTTCTTTGAAAAAAGCTTTATTAAATCGTACCGTAACTTTTCAGCGTTTGGAACTGCTAACAACTGATACTAATTGGCTTGCTAATCCGCCTGAAGTTCGCTTGAGTGTGCGTGCTAAAGAACCTGTAACATCTAAACAAGTGCATCTTTTAGAAGAATTTATTAAAAAAGAAATGGGTCAAGTATTCAGGTTGGTTTTTGAAGTCAGTCAAGTCACAGAAGTTAGGGGAGAAACGCCTAATTTGTATAATAAAATGCCAAAATTTAAAGAAGAATCCAGAAGTCAGAATTCAGGAGTCAGAATCAATTAG
- a CDS encoding DUF4912 domain-containing protein, whose product MGQQQKQDSAIVNLVLSLALATSPMAATWLVSAPVLAQSATDTPSFSLPKTVENGSTVRVDGSSTLALVNQNMKASFEKQFAGTKVEVANNGTEAAIKAVLEGQADIASIGRGLTPEEKAQGLEQVRLHREKIAIIVGEENPFKGSLTDRQFARIFRGKSITDWSQLGGRAGKIRVIDRPDSSDTRQALNNYPVFKAAKFATGDTATKLTEDNTAEIVKQLGKDGISYARVNQISQLPGVRVLQLHQALPNDPKYPFSQPLVYVYKKNPNPAVAGFLGFALAKPGKQAIETARMEEAEAIAQGESPSLLLAVNAQSTPAATPQTSTVPFTTPAAIATTAPTAAATGEPQPLASTAPAAIGEQPQPANAPAATDEQQTPAPAANNPITQGQIPLWWLVLPIAVIAGLLLWMIRTSPSSPPEAEDTPPPTPQPPTPDIAAATEPTVISEPPEVPPTNWANGNGYHNGAKVLEGTIAASATDAALAVGTGAALGSLIVNKDSNNHHSPDNHDDLSISPWDMEAPAAVVNTAYPPILDRSTTVNSESSSISDEPEATVESTPEPLEISPTETEINATIDLPEFSDNLTDDNDWDFDLTENLPTTDSQLDPEIEKLNFVADAAEPEPEETEELIVTNSESLPGAGIGSWSGINPPAATPQTPAITTTEILAIADPYSKVVLIPKTHDLAEVSWEISPTAQQMLQNAGQSQFVLRLYDVTNIDMSYQQPHLVQQYECDIHTSGGSVAIPETERDYIAAIGYGNVDDRWVTLAHSDIARIFGSPHVTNQAANVVLVDETSSVSLIPRTHQLADVSWHISDTSKQMLQNGGIFQLAVRLYDVTNIDMSYQQPQLVQQSEFDFATSETSVGIPIADHDYIAEIGYSIVGDRWVSITRSSIVRVFSPLFTEDAHPAVKEQSSPSPIDNSSITLTPRTPKWAYAAWELSETRKQILQDAGILQLALRLYDATDLDMSYQPPQLIQQYECEEITHDRYVAIPTSDRDYLIELGYATETEGWVTIARSSAVRIFSRPQRDFWFVADAELIIHGATEPNATVNIAGNPIALKPDGTFHLRVPFSENLIDYIMTAVAADGEKSKTIHKKFSQELPEA is encoded by the coding sequence ATGGGGCAACAACAAAAACAAGATAGTGCGATCGTCAACCTGGTATTATCGTTAGCTTTAGCTACATCTCCGATGGCAGCGACTTGGCTTGTGTCGGCACCAGTGTTGGCGCAATCGGCCACTGACACTCCCTCATTTTCACTGCCAAAAACAGTGGAGAATGGATCTACGGTGCGTGTTGATGGCTCTAGTACTTTGGCGCTGGTAAATCAAAACATGAAGGCCAGTTTTGAGAAACAGTTTGCTGGTACAAAGGTAGAAGTAGCCAACAACGGTACAGAAGCGGCGATTAAAGCTGTATTGGAAGGACAAGCCGATATTGCGTCCATTGGGCGTGGTTTAACTCCTGAAGAAAAAGCCCAAGGTTTAGAGCAAGTGCGGTTACACCGCGAAAAAATTGCCATTATTGTCGGTGAAGAAAATCCCTTTAAAGGCAGTTTGACTGATAGACAATTTGCCAGGATTTTCCGGGGTAAAAGCATTACTGATTGGTCACAGTTGGGCGGGCGAGCAGGTAAAATTCGGGTAATTGACCGTCCCGATAGTAGTGATACACGTCAAGCACTTAATAATTACCCAGTTTTTAAAGCCGCAAAATTCGCTACAGGAGATACGGCTACTAAATTAACGGAAGATAACACCGCCGAAATTGTCAAACAACTGGGTAAAGATGGTATTAGTTATGCCAGAGTGAATCAAATCAGTCAGTTACCTGGGGTGCGGGTACTGCAATTACATCAAGCTTTACCTAATGATCCGAAATATCCTTTTTCTCAACCTTTAGTTTACGTTTATAAAAAGAATCCTAACCCGGCTGTCGCAGGTTTTCTCGGCTTTGCTTTAGCAAAACCAGGAAAACAAGCAATAGAAACAGCGAGAATGGAAGAAGCAGAAGCGATCGCTCAGGGTGAATCTCCTAGCCTGCTGTTGGCTGTCAATGCCCAATCTACACCAGCCGCCACACCGCAAACTAGTACTGTGCCGTTTACCACACCAGCCGCGATCGCCACGACAGCCCCCACAGCAGCAGCCACAGGGGAACCGCAACCATTAGCTTCTACTGCCCCAGCCGCTATCGGTGAACAACCACAGCCTGCTAATGCTCCAGCCGCAACAGATGAACAGCAAACCCCTGCACCCGCCGCAAATAATCCCATCACTCAAGGACAAATACCACTGTGGTGGTTAGTCCTACCCATAGCGGTAATTGCAGGTTTGTTGTTGTGGATGATTAGAACCAGTCCCTCAAGTCCCCCAGAAGCAGAAGACACACCACCCCCAACCCCGCAACCACCTACACCAGATATTGCCGCAGCCACTGAACCAACAGTAATTAGCGAACCTCCAGAAGTTCCCCCCACTAATTGGGCTAACGGGAATGGGTATCACAATGGTGCGAAAGTTTTGGAAGGTACGATCGCAGCTTCCGCCACAGATGCGGCTTTAGCTGTGGGTACAGGGGCGGCGCTCGGTTCTCTGATTGTCAACAAAGACTCCAACAATCATCACAGCCCAGATAATCATGATGATCTCAGCATCTCACCTTGGGATATGGAAGCACCAGCCGCAGTTGTGAATACTGCCTATCCGCCGATTTTAGATAGGTCAACCACTGTCAATTCTGAATCATCCAGCATATCTGACGAGCCAGAAGCAACGGTCGAATCAACTCCAGAACCATTAGAAATTAGTCCGACGGAAACAGAAATCAATGCAACTATCGACTTGCCAGAATTTTCTGACAACTTGACGGATGACAATGATTGGGATTTTGACCTCACAGAAAATCTGCCCACAACAGACTCGCAACTAGACCCAGAAATCGAGAAATTGAATTTCGTCGCCGATGCCGCAGAACCTGAGCCAGAAGAAACAGAGGAGTTAATTGTGACTAATTCAGAAAGCTTACCAGGTGCAGGGATAGGCAGTTGGTCGGGGATAAATCCACCAGCCGCAACACCACAAACACCAGCCATTACCACAACGGAAATTTTAGCGATCGCTGATCCTTATAGTAAAGTGGTTCTCATCCCCAAAACCCATGATTTAGCCGAGGTGAGTTGGGAAATTTCCCCCACTGCCCAACAAATGCTGCAAAATGCGGGTCAATCCCAATTTGTTTTGCGGTTGTATGATGTCACCAATATTGATATGAGTTATCAGCAGCCCCACTTGGTGCAGCAATATGAATGTGATATCCACACCTCTGGCGGCTCGGTAGCGATTCCTGAAACTGAGCGTGATTATATAGCAGCCATTGGCTATGGCAACGTAGATGATCGCTGGGTGACATTAGCTCATTCTGATATTGCCCGGATTTTTGGTAGTCCTCATGTCACAAATCAAGCCGCCAATGTGGTGTTAGTTGATGAAACCAGCAGCGTGAGTTTGATACCGCGCACACACCAGTTAGCTGATGTTTCTTGGCACATTTCCGACACCAGCAAACAAATGTTGCAAAATGGCGGTATTTTCCAATTAGCGGTGCGGCTGTATGATGTCACCAATATTGATATGAGCTATCAGCAGCCACAATTGGTACAGCAATCGGAATTTGACTTTGCCACATCCGAAACCTCTGTGGGTATTCCCATAGCTGATCATGATTACATTGCAGAAATTGGCTATTCTATTGTTGGCGATCGCTGGGTGAGTATTACACGTTCTTCAATTGTCCGCGTCTTCAGCCCTCTGTTTACCGAAGATGCACATCCCGCAGTTAAAGAACAGTCATCTCCCTCACCCATCGACAACAGTAGTATTACCCTGACTCCACGCACTCCTAAATGGGCTTATGCAGCTTGGGAACTTTCCGAAACCCGCAAACAAATACTGCAAGATGCTGGCATTTTACAATTAGCACTGCGGCTTTATGATGCAACTGATTTGGATATGAGTTATCAGCCACCGCAATTAATTCAGCAGTATGAATGCGAAGAAATCACCCATGACCGCTATGTGGCAATTCCCACCAGCGATCGCGATTATCTCATCGAACTTGGCTATGCTACAGAAACCGAAGGTTGGGTGACAATTGCCCGTTCGTCTGCGGTTCGCATCTTCAGCCGTCCCCAACGCGATTTCTGGTTTGTCGCCGATGCCGAGTTAATTATTCACGGTGCAACTGAACCTAATGCCACTGTGAATATTGCCGGAAATCCTATCGCCCTCAAACCCGATGGCACATTTCACTTGCGTGTTCCCTTCTCCGAGAACTTGATTGACTACATCATGACGGCAGTGGCGGCTGATGGCGAAAAATCCAAGACAATTCACAAAAAGTTCTCCCAAGAACTGCCAGAAGCGTAG
- a CDS encoding type II toxin-antitoxin system HicB family antitoxin translates to MKYTIIIQWSDEDLCYVVSLPEFTNVMQPCTHGDTYEEALKNAQEVLEMLIESALEDGETLPEPQTLGKSLKVA, encoded by the coding sequence ATGAAATACACAATTATTATTCAATGGTCAGATGAAGACCTATGTTATGTAGTTTCGTTGCCTGAATTTACTAATGTCATGCAGCCTTGTACACACGGAGATACTTATGAGGAAGCTTTAAAAAATGCTCAGGAAGTTTTAGAAATGCTAATTGAATCAGCTTTGGAAGATGGTGAAACTTTGCCAGAGCCGCAAACTTTGGGCAAGTCTTTAAAGGTAGCATAA
- a CDS encoding type II toxin-antitoxin system HicA family toxin encodes MTYKPAKGSHSKWIHPLLLQAIIIAGKDGSDAKAYLEKQVNEALAELEKMEKAEETEE; translated from the coding sequence ATTACTTATAAACCTGCAAAGGGTAGTCACAGTAAATGGATACATCCGCTATTGCTTCAAGCTATCATCATCGCTGGTAAAGATGGTAGCGATGCCAAAGCTTATTTAGAAAAACAAGTTAATGAAGCACTTGCAGAATTAGAGAAAATGGAAAAAGCGGAGGAGACAGAAGAATGA